A single Musa acuminata AAA Group cultivar baxijiao chromosome BXJ2-1, Cavendish_Baxijiao_AAA, whole genome shotgun sequence DNA region contains:
- the LOC135599072 gene encoding probable beta-1,4-xylosyltransferase IRX10, whose protein sequence is MKKGIWFFSIVICTYLLLQQTNGQTLEQSHQIGKIEGNTGDVLEDGPVGSLKVFVYELPSKYNEDLVEKDPRCLTHMFAAEIFMHRFLLSSPVRTLDPEKADWFYVPVYSTCDLTKSGLPLPFRSPQMVRSAIQQIALNWPYWNRTEGADHFFVVPHDFGACFHYQEEIAIKHGIMPLLQRATLIQTFGQKNHVCLKEGSIVITPYASPQRMQAHLLPPYIPRTIFVYFRGLLHDGINDPEGCHYARGARASLWLNFKNNPLFDISTYHPTTYYEDMQRAVFCLCPLGWAPWSPRLVEAVIFGCIPVIIADDIVLPFADAIPWEDIAVFVAENDIPKLDRILTSMPMEVILRKQNLLANPLMKQAVTFSEPAQPGDAFHQILNGLARKLPHDGSIYLKPGEKILNWTAGPVGDLNPW, encoded by the exons ATGAAGAAGGGGATCTGGTTCTTCTCCATTGTAATATGTACTTACTTGTTGCTTCAACAAACCAATGGTCAGACGTTGGAGCAGAGTCACCAAATAGGAAAGATTGAAG GGAATACTGGTGATGTGTTAGAGGATGGCCCTGTTGGAAGTTTGAAGGTGTTTGTTTATGAATTGCCTAGCAAATACAATGAGGACCTTGTAGAAAAGGATCCTAGATGCCTCACTCACATGTTTGCTGCAGAGATTTTCATGCATCGTTTCTTGCTGTCAAGTCCTGTTCGGACACTTGATCCTGAGAAAGCTGATTGGTTTTATGTCCCAGTATACTCAACGTGTGACTTGACTAAAAGTGGTCTGCCTTTGCCCTTTAGATCTCCACAAATGGTGAGGAGTGCAATCCAACAAATTGCCTTAAACTGGCCTTACTGGAATAGAACAGAAGGAGCGGATCATTTCTTTGTTGTCCCACATGATTTTGGGGCATGCTTCCATTACCAG GAAGAGATAGCTATCAAGCACGGAATTATGCCCTTGCTTCAGCGTGCTACATTAATTCAGACATTTGGACAGAAGAACCATGTTTGCTTAAAGGAGGGTTCCATTGTTATTACTCCATATGCCTCTCCACAGAGAATGCAAGCTCATTTGCTTCCACCATATATTCCTCGAACTATCTTTGTTTACTTCCGTGGATTGCTTCATGATGGCATCAACGATCCAGAGGGATGTCACTATGCAAG AGGTGCTAGAGCATCATTATGGTTAAACTTCAAGAACAATCCTCTCTTTGACATTTCCACTTACCATCCAACAACTTATTATGAAGACATGCAACGGGCAGTTTTCTGTTTGTGCCCCTTGGGTTGGGCACCTTGGAGCCCCAGATTAGTGGAAGCAGTGATCTTTGGCTGCATTCCCGTAATCATAGCAGATGATATTGTGCTTCCTTTTGCAGATGCAATTCCATGGGAGGACATTGCTGTTTTTGTAGCTGAGAATGATATCCCTAAATTGGACAGGATCCTTACTTCGATGCCCATGGAGGTTATACTAAGGAAACAAAACTTGCTCGCAAATCCTTTAATGAAGCAGGCTGTGACATTTTCAGAGCCTGCACAACCTGGGGATGCCTTCCATCAAATACTGAATGGTCTTGCTCGTAAGCTTCCACATGATGGGAGCATTTACCTGAAGCCGGGGGAAAAGATTTTGAACTGGACTGCAGGTCCAGTTGGGGATTTGAATCCTTGGTAG